From a single Apium graveolens cultivar Ventura chromosome 2, ASM990537v1, whole genome shotgun sequence genomic region:
- the LOC141708885 gene encoding uncharacterized protein LOC141708885 has protein sequence MTVEEEFGSLKAHEEQIKGQSDNGGEQLMFTEEEWTRRENSSGKLLLTKEEWMSKTNKNGGHFAYQCKKPRRDREQKPEVNKTQAEEDEPALLLLKCEDKNTGMELLNEENVDLMLNKSIEEAKMSQVWYLDNGAIQHMTGDRGKFKELDQTVTGQVRFGDGSTVAICGKGVISFLCKNGKEWKLKDVYYIPTLCNNTLSLGQLAEEGSKVVLEEDQLRIYNKEGALLMRVRRSANRLYKISHGETQPECGLSNVEEGERDMS, from the exons ATGACGGTCGAGGAGGAATTTGGCTCGCTTAAGGCACATGAGGAGCAAATTAAAGGACAAAGTGACAATGGAGGAGAACAACTGATGTTTACTGAGGAGGAATGGACAAGGAGAGAGAACTCGAGTGGAAAACTACTGTTGACTAAAGAAGAGTGGATGAGTAAGACAAATAAGAACGGAG GTCACTTCGCGTATCAATGTAAAAAGCCTCGGAGAGACAGGGAACAAAAGCCAGAGGTAAACAAGACTCAGGCTGAGGAGGATGAGCCTGCTTTATTATTGTTGAAGTGCGAAGATAAAAATACAGGCATGGAGTTATTGAATGAAGAAAATGTGGATCTTATGCTCAATAAAAGCATTGAAGAGGCCAAAATGTCACAAGTCTGGTATCTCGACAACGGTGCTATCCAACACATGACAGGAGATCGAGGAAAATTCAAGGAACTAGATCAAACAGTCACGGGACAGGTGAGGTTCGGGGATGGTTCCACAGTAGCCATTTGTGGTAAAGGAGTAATTTCGTTTTTATGTAAGAATGGCAAGGAATGGAAACTGAAAGATGTGTACTATATACCGACCCTGTGCAATAATACTTTGAGCTTGGGACAATTGGCGGAGGAAGGAAGCAAGGTAGTGTTGGAAGAGGATCAGTTGAGGATCTACAATAAGGAAGGAGCATTACTAATGAGAGTGAGGAGGTCTGCAAATAGACTTTATAAGATAAGCCATGGGGAGACTCAACCTGAATGTGGATTATCTAACGTGGAGGAAGGTGAAAgggatatgtcctaa